The sequence below is a genomic window from Clostridium putrefaciens.
GATATAAAGTCTCGGGCGTTTTTAATTGCACGCATTATATAGAACAAGTACAAGCTATAGAAAAAGGTGGTTACAGTACTGCTCAGAATCACAAGGGTGAAAAAATATATTCAGAACTTTTAACAACTGTGATAAGAGATTATAATTTACAATTAGTAGATTATGAAGTAGAGATGGATTATTTAACAGGGAAGATAAAGTAATTTATTAAACTTACTATTAAGTATTAAATTTGTGTTAACTACCATTTTAATTAGTGAAACTAAGAGTATCATGATATAATTATATCGTGATACTCTTTATTTGGAGGTATAGTAATGGAATTTAAATTAAATTCAAACAATTTTATAGTAGATAGAATAGAAAGTAAATTGGTTGTATTAGAGAACTATAATGGAAATATGCTAAATGTACCATTAAAGTTGTTTAGAGGACATATTGATGAAGGGGATATTATAACATTAAAAGGAGAAACCTATTTTAAAGACCCTGAGCTTACTAAAAAAAGAAAAAGTGATATTAATAATTTAATGAAAGGCATGTGGAAAGATGAATAATGATTTCACAGAAGGATATGAAGAAATTGAAAGTCCAAAAGTTGATGAAAATAAATCTATGAAGTTTTTTACGGAATGGATATTGCCTATATTATTAGCATTAATAATAGCAGGACTTATAAATAAGTTTTTAGTATTTAAAGTACTTATACCATCTGAATCTATGCTTCCTACTCTTAAAGTGGGTGATCAGCTATTTGTCACTAAGATATATAATACAGAAAAGATCGAAAGAGGAGATATAGTAGTATTTTATTCTAAGGAGCTTGGAGATCTTTTAATCAAAAGAGTAATTGGATTGCCAGGAGATGAGATAAATATAGATGATACAGGAAGCGTTGTAGTTAATGGGAGTAAAATTGAGGAGACCTATGTTAAACATCCAGATGGACATAGTGGTAACTTTAATGTTCCAAATGACAAATTCCTTTTTCTAGGGGATAACAGGGCTAATTCAAAAGATAGTAGACTTTGGAAAGATCCTTATATAGATAAATCGGAGATAAAGGGAAAGGCACAAGTTAGGGTATATCCTTTTGATCGAGTTGGAATGGTTAGATAAATATAACTATTGATTTAAACTAATTTAAGGGGGAGTTATTATTATGATATCTAAAAAGATAGATGAATTTAAAGAGGAACTTATAGAATCTACAAGAGAGATTTTGATGATAAAAAGTGTTGAGGGAGAGCCAACTAAAAATGCTCCACTAGGGAAAGGTGTATCAGAGGCTTTAGACAAGGCGCTAGATATATGTGACAAATTAGGATTTAAAACTGTAAATATGGATGGTTATGTAGGCTATGCAGAGTACGGTGAAGGTCAAGACTATATAGGTATCTTGGGACATTTAGATGTAGTTCCAGAGGGAGATGGATGGATATATCCACCTTATGCAGCAGAAATTCATGATGGCAAAATATATGCAAGAGGAGCTCTAGATGACAAAGGTCCAATAATGGCAGCGTTGTATGGTTTAAAGGCAGTTAAAGAGAGTAACTTGCCATTATCTAAAAAGGTACGTATTATATTTGGAACTAATGAAGAAACAGGATCTAAGGATATGGATCATTATATGAAGTATGAAAAGCCCCCTATAGCTGGGTTTACACCAGATGCAGAATATCCTATTATTTATGCAGAAAAAGGTGCTACAATATTTGATATTGTAAAAAAGATAGATATATTAGGAACTGAAAATGTTAAGGTAAACTATATAAAGGGTGGAAATAGAGCTAATATGGTGCCGGATTACTGTGAAGCATCTATATCAGGTCTTTCTTATGATAGTTTAACATCTCATATAGAAAAGTTTAATCAAAAAGAAGGTCATAGGGTATTATTAGAACAAGAAGATAAAGATATAATAATTAAGACTTATGGAGTTTCAGCCCATGGAAGCACGCCAGAGCGTGGTGAAAATGCAATAATGCTTATGATTGATGTCTTAAGCGATCTTGATATTTCTAATAACTCTTTAAAGAAATTCATAAACTTTGTTAATAAATACATAGGATATGATGTTTATGGAAGAAAATTTGGAGTATACTTAGAAGACCAAGCTTCAGGAAAACTATCCTTCAATGTAGGTGTTGTAAATTATATTAAAGGAAAGATCACTATGACTTTAAATTTAAGATATCCTGTAACCTTTAAAGTAGAAGATATGATGGAACCCTTTAAGAAGACCTTAATTGGAAGTGATATTGAGATTGAAAATTTTGAAGAGGATAAGCCACTATATTTCCCACCAGAACATGAACTAATTAAGACATTACAAAGGGTTTATAAAGAACAAACAGGTGATGAACCAAAATTATTAGCTATAGGTGGCGGAACTTATGCAAAGGAAATACCGAATATAGTTGCATTTGGACCAATATTTCCAGGAAAGCCTGATTTGGATCATCAACCTAATGAATATATAGAAATTGATGATTTGATACTAAATGCAAAGATATATGGTAATGCCATATATGAATTAGCAAAATAGACATTAGAAAGGATGTGTAATAACTTTATTTTGAAATCCAATAAATTTTAAGGTAGAGTAATATGATGTTTAATGATAAAAAATTTAAATATAGGATGGTATATTTTGTAGGAGTAATACTCGCCATATTGGCAGCAAACTATTTTGCTACAAATATGGGAACAAAAGAAATTCCCTACAATCAATTTTTAACTTTAGTTGAAGAAGGTAGCGTAGAAAAGATAGTTATTCAAAGAGATAAAATTCTTATAAAGACTAAAGAGAATACTGAATTTGCTGAAAAGGCATTATATACAGGAAATCTTAGAGATCCTAATCTTATAAATATATTAACTGATGCTAAAGTGGAATTTAATGCAGATGTTCCAAATAATAGCCCTATGTTAAACGCAGTATTATCTATAATTCTTCC
It includes:
- a CDS encoding DUF3006 domain-containing protein, producing the protein MEFKLNSNNFIVDRIESKLVVLENYNGNMLNVPLKLFRGHIDEGDIITLKGETYFKDPELTKKRKSDINNLMKGMWKDE
- the lepB gene encoding signal peptidase I, which encodes MNNDFTEGYEEIESPKVDENKSMKFFTEWILPILLALIIAGLINKFLVFKVLIPSESMLPTLKVGDQLFVTKIYNTEKIERGDIVVFYSKELGDLLIKRVIGLPGDEINIDDTGSVVVNGSKIEETYVKHPDGHSGNFNVPNDKFLFLGDNRANSKDSRLWKDPYIDKSEIKGKAQVRVYPFDRVGMVR
- the pepV gene encoding dipeptidase PepV, with the protein product MMISKKIDEFKEELIESTREILMIKSVEGEPTKNAPLGKGVSEALDKALDICDKLGFKTVNMDGYVGYAEYGEGQDYIGILGHLDVVPEGDGWIYPPYAAEIHDGKIYARGALDDKGPIMAALYGLKAVKESNLPLSKKVRIIFGTNEETGSKDMDHYMKYEKPPIAGFTPDAEYPIIYAEKGATIFDIVKKIDILGTENVKVNYIKGGNRANMVPDYCEASISGLSYDSLTSHIEKFNQKEGHRVLLEQEDKDIIIKTYGVSAHGSTPERGENAIMLMIDVLSDLDISNNSLKKFINFVNKYIGYDVYGRKFGVYLEDQASGKLSFNVGVVNYIKGKITMTLNLRYPVTFKVEDMMEPFKKTLIGSDIEIENFEEDKPLYFPPEHELIKTLQRVYKEQTGDEPKLLAIGGGTYAKEIPNIVAFGPIFPGKPDLDHQPNEYIEIDDLILNAKIYGNAIYELAK